The following proteins are co-located in the Wenzhouxiangella marina genome:
- the cysQ gene encoding 3'(2'),5'-bisphosphate nucleotidase CysQ: MDRTHLLAQVRQAVSDAGAAILEVYAHPSRFDTEIKADDSPLTAADRAANRIIETALHELTPEIPILSEESAQAPWSERRHWTRCWVVDPLDGTKEFLKRNDEFTVNVALVENHRPTLGVVYAPALGRWFYAARDGGAWRQDGQKMPVRVEVCEKIADRPWQVVGSRSHNTPEVDAFVERLGDAELVAMGSSLKLCLVADGSADVYPRLGPTSEWDTCAAQAVVEEAGGQVLDAMTGQPLSYNARETLLNPHFICCARPNPAWFPAVQSQAAATEAAG, from the coding sequence ATGGATCGAACCCATCTGCTGGCGCAGGTGCGCCAGGCGGTGTCCGATGCCGGCGCCGCGATCCTCGAGGTGTATGCGCACCCGAGCCGTTTCGACACCGAAATCAAGGCCGACGACAGCCCGCTGACCGCGGCTGACCGGGCCGCCAATCGCATCATCGAGACCGCCCTGCACGAACTGACGCCGGAGATTCCGATCCTGTCGGAGGAGTCGGCACAGGCGCCCTGGTCCGAACGCCGTCACTGGACGCGCTGCTGGGTCGTCGATCCCCTCGACGGCACGAAGGAATTCCTGAAGCGCAACGACGAGTTCACCGTCAATGTGGCCCTTGTCGAAAACCATCGGCCGACGCTGGGTGTGGTGTATGCACCGGCCCTCGGACGTTGGTTCTATGCCGCCCGCGACGGCGGTGCCTGGCGCCAGGACGGGCAGAAGATGCCGGTCCGTGTCGAGGTCTGCGAAAAGATCGCCGATCGTCCCTGGCAGGTCGTGGGCAGTCGCTCGCACAATACGCCCGAAGTCGATGCCTTCGTCGAGCGCCTCGGCGATGCCGAGCTGGTCGCGATGGGCAGCTCCCTGAAGCTCTGCCTGGTGGCCGATGGCTCGGCGGACGTCTATCCGCGCCTCGGTCCGACGTCCGAATGGGACACCTGCGCCGCGCAGGCGGTGGTCGAAGAGGCCGGCGGTCAGGTGCTCGATGCGATGACGGGGCAGCCGCTGAGCTACAACGCGCGCGAGACCCTGCTCAATCCCCATTTCATCTGCTGCGCGCGCCCGAATCCGGCCTGGTTTCCAGCCGTGCAATCGCAAGCCGCCGCGACGGAAGCGGCCGGTTGA
- the cysD gene encoding sulfate adenylyltransferase subunit CysD, which yields MTASPVTRTSSALSHLELLEAEAIHIIREVAATAENPVMLYSIGKDSGVMLHLARKAFYPSPPPFPLLHVDTTWKFKAMYEFRDWIAREVGMELIVHINEEGVAQGVSPFTHGSKVHIDIMKTQALKQALSKHGFDAAFGGARRDEERSRAKERIFSFRDRNHGWDPKNQRPELWNLYNGRVHKGESIRVFPLSNWTELDIWQYIHAESIPMVPLYFAAERPVVERDGMLIMVDDERMPLEPGERPVERMVRFRSLGCYPLTGAVESSATTLLEVIEETIHVKHSERQGRSIDRDPGASMEEKKRQGYF from the coding sequence ATGACAGCGTCTCCAGTCACCCGCACATCGTCGGCATTGAGCCATCTGGAATTGCTCGAAGCCGAGGCCATTCACATCATTCGTGAAGTCGCCGCGACCGCCGAGAACCCGGTGATGCTCTACTCGATCGGCAAGGACTCGGGCGTCATGCTGCACCTGGCACGCAAGGCCTTCTATCCGAGCCCGCCGCCGTTCCCTCTCCTGCATGTCGATACCACCTGGAAATTCAAGGCGATGTACGAGTTCCGGGACTGGATCGCCAGGGAAGTGGGCATGGAGCTGATCGTGCACATCAACGAGGAAGGCGTGGCCCAGGGGGTGAGTCCGTTCACCCATGGTTCGAAGGTGCACATCGACATCATGAAGACCCAGGCACTGAAGCAGGCCCTGAGCAAGCATGGGTTCGACGCCGCCTTCGGGGGTGCGCGTCGTGACGAGGAGCGCTCGCGTGCCAAGGAGCGCATCTTTTCCTTCCGCGACCGCAATCACGGCTGGGACCCGAAGAACCAGCGCCCCGAGCTGTGGAACCTGTACAACGGCCGCGTGCACAAGGGCGAGTCGATCCGGGTCTTTCCCCTGTCGAACTGGACCGAGCTGGACATCTGGCAGTACATCCATGCCGAGAGCATTCCGATGGTGCCCCTTTACTTCGCCGCCGAACGTCCGGTCGTGGAGCGCGATGGAATGTTGATCATGGTCGACGATGAGCGCATGCCCCTCGAGCCGGGCGAGCGCCCCGTCGAGCGTATGGTGAGGTTCCGCTCGCTCGGTTGCTACCCACTGACCGGGGCGGTCGAGTCCTCGGCCACCACTCTGCTCGAGGTCATCGAGGAAACCATTCACGTCAAGCATTCGGAGCGGCAGGGTCGGTCCATCGATCGCGATCCGGGTGCCTCGATGGAAGAGAAGAAGCGGCAGGGCTATTTCTGA
- the cysN gene encoding sulfate adenylyltransferase subunit CysN: MDIETLLEQHAGKDLLRFITCGSVDDGKSTLIGRLLLESQQVYEDQLDAVRRDSKKWGTQGDEADLALLVDGLQSEREQGITIDVAYRYFSTPKRKFIIADTPGHEQYTRNMATGASTADAAVILIDARHGLQTQTRRHSYIVSLLGIRQVVVAVNKMDLIDFDQARFEAIEADYRAFANKLDMTGVQVLPVSALGGDNVLERGPNLDWYEGATLLELLESLPAQDEAASRDFRLPVQYVNRHSASFRGFAGTVASGTIAVDEAVMVMPAGRQSRVKRIVTQDGDLASARAGQAITLELADEIDISRGDMLVRPDARPRVASGLDARLVWMVDTPLNPGRQYDLRFSSATVPATPELIHHRVDVNTLEHQHAEQLGLNDTGLVRWRLSQPTAFDAYSEHRPTGAFVVIDRISNLTVGAGMIVRPVTDSLADKSSNVVWHEHRIAKSQRAGQKSQRPAVLWFTGLSGAGKSSVANALEQALFQRGHHSYLLDGDNVRHGLNRDLGFTDEDRVENIRRIGEVARLMADAGLVVLSAFISPFRADRAMVRELMEPGEFVEIHVHASLETCESRDPKGLYAKARAGTIRHFTGIDSPYEAPEHPEVVLDTEKHSVEECVDLLLDYLRGRQILV; the protein is encoded by the coding sequence ATGGATATCGAAACCCTGCTTGAACAGCACGCGGGCAAGGACCTGCTGCGTTTCATCACCTGCGGCTCCGTGGACGATGGAAAATCGACCCTGATCGGGCGCTTGCTGCTGGAGTCGCAGCAGGTCTACGAGGATCAGCTCGACGCGGTCCGACGCGATTCGAAGAAGTGGGGCACGCAGGGCGACGAAGCCGACCTGGCCCTGCTGGTCGATGGCCTGCAGTCCGAGCGCGAGCAGGGCATCACCATCGATGTGGCCTATCGCTACTTCTCCACGCCGAAGCGCAAGTTCATCATCGCCGACACACCGGGCCACGAGCAGTACACCCGCAACATGGCCACCGGTGCGTCGACCGCCGATGCAGCAGTGATCCTGATCGATGCCCGCCATGGGCTCCAGACCCAGACCCGGCGCCATTCCTACATCGTCTCTCTCCTCGGCATCCGGCAGGTCGTGGTCGCGGTCAACAAGATGGATCTGATCGATTTCGATCAGGCGCGTTTCGAGGCCATCGAGGCCGATTACCGCGCTTTTGCCAACAAGCTGGACATGACCGGCGTGCAGGTCCTGCCCGTGTCTGCCCTGGGCGGCGACAACGTGCTCGAGCGTGGCCCGAACCTGGATTGGTACGAGGGCGCGACCCTGCTCGAGCTGCTCGAATCGCTGCCGGCGCAGGACGAGGCCGCCAGTCGTGATTTTCGACTCCCCGTCCAGTACGTGAATCGACACAGCGCGAGCTTTCGTGGCTTTGCCGGGACCGTGGCGAGCGGAACGATCGCCGTCGATGAGGCGGTCATGGTCATGCCCGCCGGACGCCAGAGTCGTGTCAAACGCATCGTGACTCAGGACGGTGACCTGGCCTCGGCCCGTGCCGGACAGGCCATCACCCTGGAGCTGGCCGACGAGATCGACATCAGCCGAGGCGACATGCTCGTTCGCCCGGATGCGCGCCCGCGCGTGGCCAGTGGTCTGGATGCGCGTCTGGTCTGGATGGTGGACACGCCGCTCAATCCGGGGCGGCAGTACGATCTGCGCTTCTCGTCCGCGACGGTGCCGGCCACGCCGGAGCTCATTCATCATCGCGTCGACGTCAATACGCTGGAACATCAACACGCCGAACAGCTCGGGCTCAATGACACGGGTCTGGTCCGCTGGCGTCTGAGCCAGCCGACCGCGTTCGACGCCTATTCGGAGCATCGCCCGACCGGGGCCTTCGTGGTGATCGACCGGATCAGCAATCTGACCGTCGGGGCCGGCATGATCGTCCGTCCGGTCACCGATAGCCTGGCCGACAAGTCCAGCAACGTGGTCTGGCACGAACACCGCATCGCCAAATCACAGCGCGCGGGTCAGAAGTCCCAGCGCCCGGCGGTCCTCTGGTTCACCGGCCTGTCCGGTGCGGGCAAGTCCTCGGTGGCCAACGCCCTGGAGCAGGCCCTGTTCCAGCGCGGCCATCACAGCTATCTTCTCGACGGTGACAACGTCCGCCACGGCCTCAACCGGGACCTGGGTTTCACCGATGAGGATCGAGTGGAGAACATCCGCCGGATCGGTGAGGTGGCGCGCCTGATGGCCGATGCGGGCCTGGTCGTGCTCAGCGCCTTCATCTCACCCTTCCGCGCCGACCGGGCCATGGTCCGTGAGTTGATGGAGCCGGGTGAGTTCGTCGAGATCCACGTCCATGCCAGCCTGGAGACCTGCGAGTCGCGCGATCCGAAAGGCCTCTACGCCAAGGCTCGCGCGGGCACGATCCGGCACTTCACCGGCATCGATTCACCCTACGAGGCCCCCGAGCATCCGGAAGTCGTGCTGGACACGGAAAAGCATTCGGTCGAAGAGTGCGTCGACCTGCTGCTCGACTATCTGCGCGGGCGTCAGATCCTGGTTTGA